In Arachis stenosperma cultivar V10309 chromosome 1, arast.V10309.gnm1.PFL2, whole genome shotgun sequence, one DNA window encodes the following:
- the LOC130980476 gene encoding uncharacterized protein LOC130980476 — MFTGQRVKNFAASKSINMVTSTPYYAQANGQVEAANKILIGLIKKHIGNKPQTWYETLSQVLWAYQNSPRGSTGTSPYKLVYGHDAVLPLEINLNTLRVSKQNELPVDDYWNAIFDELDDLDSERILALDNVI, encoded by the coding sequence ATGTTTACTGGTCAGAGAGTTAAGAATTTTGCAGCCTCGAAGAGTATTAATATGGTTACTTCGACCCCTTACTATGCACAGGCTAATGGGCAAGTAGAGGCAGCAAATAAAATATTGATAGGCTTGATTAAAAAGCATATCGGGAATAAACCTCAAACTTGGTATGAGACTTTAAGTCAAGTATTATGGGCTTATCAAAATTCACCAAGAGGTTCGACAGGAACTTCACCTTATAAATTAGTATATGGCCATGATGCAGTATTACCATTGgaaattaatttgaatactTTAAGAGTATCGAAACAGAATGAGTTGCCAGTTGATGATTATTGGAATGCAATATTTGACGAGTTAGACGATTTAGATTCAGAGCGAATCTTGGCACTTGATAATGTAATTTGA